The following proteins come from a genomic window of Montipora capricornis isolate CH-2021 chromosome 9, ASM3666992v2, whole genome shotgun sequence:
- the LOC138015964 gene encoding neuropeptide Y receptor type 1-like, translating into MREADLDLHAELTRELASRSEAEIIVEFTIVFLIGLTGLCGNFLIILVIAKTSSLRTISNYYIASLSFQDFLLSLCTMIFVPVVTIQGRWTFGDEACQFYGFVSAMLATASIHSMALIAINRYFIMLKSNLHRKHFTKRNVLISIAVCWVLSCNFPLSYSLQRNRFDFHPGKALCIFDASKLTVIDATIAGIFNIQLPYIVMSVCYISIYVKVRRHQARLKKHAEPGVSRTTQLSANNIRMTKIIFSIVLAFTFCWIPLFVIDLLGIVYGQYFAPRPVYVFYSAMAGSSSAVSPILYGVLNKEMKKEITKLLKPFLRICRKRTSQVRTVATIAV; encoded by the coding sequence ATGAGAGAAGCCGATCTCGACTTGCACGCGGAATTGACAAGAGAACTGGCGTCGCGAAGTGAGGCAGAGATCATTGTAGAATTCACAATAGTGTTCCTAATCGGCCTGACAGGACTATGTGGAAACTTTCTTATAATCTTGGTGATAGCCAAGACTTCGTCCCTGAGAACAATCTCAAACTACTACATCGCTTCGTTGAGCTTTCAAGACTTTCTGTTATCTCTTTGTACGATGATATTTGTCCCCGTCGTGACGATTCAGGGAAGGTGGACATTTGGGGACGAAGCTTGCCAGTTTTATGGGTTTGTTTCCGCTATGTTAGCGACGGCGTCAATTCATAGTATGGCACTCATTGCAATAAATCGATATTTTATCATGCTCAAATCGAACCTTCATCGGAAGCACTTCACCAAGCGGAACGTTTTGATATCGATTGCTGTTTGTTGGGTCTTGTCTTGTAACTTTCCTCTTTCTTACTCACTGCAACGAAATAGGTTCGATTTTCATCCGGGTAAAGCTCTTTGCATCTTTGATGCGAGCAAGTTAACCGTTATCGACGCTACCATAGCGGGTATTTTCAATATCCAGCTACCTTATATTGTGATGTCTGTTTGCTATATCTCGATCTACGTCAAAGTAAGAAGGCATCAAGCACGATTAAAGAAACATGCAGAACCAGGAGTGAGCAGAACTACTCAACTATCAGCCAATAATATAAGGATGACAAAAATCATCTTTAGTATAGTATTGGCTTTTACATTCTGTTGGATTCCACTTTTTGTCATCGATCTACTTGGTATTGTCTATGGACAATACTTTGCTCCACGCCCCGTGTATGTGTTTTACAGTGCCATGGCTGGAAGCTCTTCTGCAGTCAGTCCGATACTTTATGGAGTTCTCAATAAAGAGATGAAAAAGGAAATAACAAAGTTATTAAAACCTTTTCTGCGTATCTGCAGGAAAAGGACCAGCCAGGTCAGAACAGTTGCAACTATAGCAGTTTAG